From the Jilunia laotingensis genome, the window CGTATAAAGGACGAGCAGGCTCCGCTTACTTACATGCTTTGATAAATGCACACACAAAGCGGAAAAGTCAGTTTCTCCATAAGTGGTTTCCTGCGCATAAAGTTTCTCAAGTAAAGTCTGCATCTGCCCACTTTGACGAGATGCGGGAACAAAGGTATCAAAATGCTCGTTGAATGTCACCAATCCGGCTTTATCGTCACGGCGCATAGCTACATATGAGAGTACCAATGAAGCATTAATTGCATAGTCCAACAAGGTCATCCCACGAAAAGCCTGTTGCATCACGCGACCTTTATCTATCACATTATATATCTGCTGAGAACGTTCGTCCTGATAAACATTCACCATCAGTTGATGCCTCCGCGCACTTGCCTTCCAATTAATGGTTCGGTAATCATCTCCTTTTACATATTCCTTGATCTGCTCAAATTCGGTTTGATGACCAACCCTGCGAATTTTCTTAATACCGATCTCCGTCAGATTGTCACTCATAGCAAGCAATTCGTAGCGATGAAGCATTAAGAACGAAGGATATACTTTTACTTTCTCCTGTTCCGCACAGGTAAATCGTCGTTGCACCAAACCAATGCGATCGGATACAAAAACACGGATATGACCAAAAGCATATGTCCCTCTGCGAGTAGGCCGAAGAGTGTATTTTATAGTCTTACCCTCACCAGGAGAGAGCTTCAAATGAAAACATACATCCCGCAATTGGAAAACAACCGGGATTTCATCTATAACGGAAAGAGTGATTGGGAAAGAGTAACTACTTTCCACTCGCAAACGTATCTGATTATCGTCACCATTGGATAAACGAGCCGGACACTGACGGGAAGCAGTAATTCCCCGGACACGGTACAACAGAAATACATCCAAAGCTATGGCGAGCAGATACAAGCCCAACAACAATTGCCCCATCAGAAACAGGGTATGGAACATGTATCCGCTGCTTAGCAGCAAGATTATGAAAAGCATGGAAAAATAAAAACGTCTGGTCAGATACATAATCCCGTCATTCGTTATTCATAAATAAAATCACCTCATCCATTCGGCTATACTCACTCGTCATCGGCAAATACTTCCCGTCACTATTTCGGAACTTCCACTTTATCGATCAAACGCTGAGTTACTTTCACGGGAGAATATCCTTCCATCTCAGCTTCAGCAGTTAGTATCAGACGATGTTGGAGAACGTAAGGAGCTACGAATTTGATATCTTCGGGAGTTACAAAGTCACGTCCCTGTAACAATGCATAAGCTTTGGAAGATTGCAGGATAGCTACCGAAGCACGGGGTGACGCACCCAAATACACAGCTTTGCTGATACGTGTCTGCTGCACAATAAGAGCTATATATTGGAGCAATGTGCGATCCACAAACACCTGATCCATCAGCCTACGGAGTTCCAAAAGTTCTTCACGGGTGATTACAGGACGAACAGCATCCAACTTAACCAACGTAGCATTGTTGTGATGGCGTTCCAATATATTTACCTCCTCTTCCAAAGAGGGATAATCCATTGTGATTTTCATCAAGAAACGGTCTAACTGAGCTTCAGGCAATTTGTAAGTTCCTTCCTGTTCCACCGGATTCTGGGTAGCAAGTATGGTATAAAGATCGCCCATGCCATGTGTGACACCATCAATGCTGACCTGTCTCTCTTCCATCACTTCAAACAAAGCGGATTGCGTCTTGGCCGGGGCACGGTTAATCTCATCTACCAAAACGATATCGGCAAAAACAGGTCCCGGATGGAAGTCGAACTCATTTGTCTTCATATTAAAGACTGTAGTACCAAGTACATCACTCGGCATCAAATCCGGTGTAAACTGTATACGACTGAAACGGGCATCGATCAAACGGGCTGTCAGACGGGCAAGCAGTGTTTTCGCCACTCCCGGCACACCTTCTACCAATACATGCCCATTGGCAAGAATAGCTGTCAGCATCAAATCGACTGTGCGTTCCTGTCCAACGATCACCGTTGCAATCTGGGACTTCAACGCCTCCATCTTCTGGGCAAAAAGAGTCAAATCAGCACGTGACTGCCCCTGATGTTGCTGTTCTTGTACCTGTTGCATTTCCTGTGATTGCAATCCTTGTTGCTCCGGCTGTTGTATATCCTGCGGTTGTTGCAGTTCCTGTTGTTCTTTTGGTTGCTCTTCCATAATCGGATCTTATTATAGCATGGTTAATATCTTATTCATTTCATCAATACACTCTTTCATCTCTTGTTCGGTTACTTTTCTGTCACCACGGATTATAGGACGCAGGCGGGCAAATAACCTTACAATTTCTTGTTCTTCCAATCCTGTCCGGTTTGCAATTTTACGACTGATGGTCGTATCGCTGCCACCGTCTTCAATGTCCATTTGCATTTGCCGGCGGATAGTTTCGGCAAAATATGTAAACTTCTTACATACCAGATCAGAGTGATTTTTCTTTTGGAAATAAAGAGTACCGATCAACTCGGTAAACTCTAATGTCTTGTTGTCCGGTTCCTTAACAACGGGAATCGGTCGCTGCCTCCTTCGTGCAGTAAAGATCATGAAAAGCAGTATTGTTATCATTGTCAAATACAATCCCCACCGTAATGCAGGCTGAGAAAGGAAATAACGGAAAGGCGACTGCCGTTCATAAGCAGATTTATTATAAGCTTCCGTGCGATAGAGAGGCAACCCCCTCACCTCGGAAAGTAGACGGAATATATAGGTCGCATTATCACCGTCCAGCACACCATAATTGGTGAAAAGCAAAGGCGTAGTGATCAGGATTATTTCACCTTTCCCTATCGAACGACTCAAGGCTACGGGAGAACACGATAATAAAGCATTACTGCCGATAGAATCGATGTAAACACAGACGGAATCGGAAACATTTTCCAGCATATTATTATGCGGCAGTGGTTTGAAACATCCTTTTTGATAGAGAGTATCACAATCTCTTTGAACCAAGGGAGTAAACAATGAATCAAATTTAGTAAAATGAACACCACACATCTGTGGATAAAATTCAAATATCTTCGCTGGATAAGATAAAGAATCTTCCAAACCGGCAAGCCAATAGAGAGTGTCTTTACGGTTCAAACCATTTGAGGCATATTTCTTCAAGGTACCCGCATTGAACCAACTACTCGACATATCGTATTTCAAGGTATCGGACAACGAAAAGGCATTTGCTACCAAAACAATCTTATTACCACGTTCCGCCAACTCAAAAAGCCCTTTCCGGTCAGTATCCGTAAGTTGTATACGGTCGGCTATTGCCAAAACGGCCAATGGTTCATTCGTAGTGTCATTAGCAAAATTATAGAAAGTCCAATCATTCAAGTAATAATCATTCTCCCAAGATTCTCCTACAACATCATCAAAAATGGCACAACCAAAAGGCTGATAATCGTATTGGCTAAAGGTAGGATTCCACACAAATTTCTTCGGGAGTTGATATTCTATGAGGAACATCACTCCGAGAAACAACACCATTATCAATATAAACCAATGGCTTGATTTCATTCGGTTCCTCCTTTCCTGATTTTTTCCTGTAGTGCCTGCATCTCACGAAAGAGCGACTCGTCTGCTTCAAAATTGCCATAACGCACTCGTAAGAAACGATCAGTCAACCCACGGAAAGGTATCCGCAATATATCCGTTTTCAACTCGTATATATATTCCGTCGGTGTTTTATAAGGTTGCCACTCTATCCGTTCTGTATCACTTAAATGCTTCAATGTCTGTAAATAGAGCAAACGTACCGCTTCCCGGTAATCTTTATGCAGCAATGCCCTGTCAATTTCCTTTTGGAAATCGACACCGTAAATAGTATCTTCTTCTATGTCGTACACCATCTGGCTTTTCTTTAACCTCATGAACAGTTCAGGACGTTTCTTATACAGGAACCAGATAATAAGTAAAAGTAATAGAATAAACAACACTACCAAAACTATTTCCGTATATTGCTCTGCAAACTTACTACCGAATATTTTCTGTAACAGTTTGCCCAACCATAAATTAAGCCACTCGAGAATATTGAATTCGGGAGTAATCAATTCACGGTTATAGTCATATTCGGGCATCCGCTGCCAAGTGGCAACTGTCGCTGTGTCGTAGACCAGAGTATCGGAAACCAATGTATCAGTAGGGACTATCATTCAAAGTTACCTCAAAATTAAAGTTTATCGAAGTTATCAATGTCATCTTCTACGGAAACACTGTCCACTACTTCGGAAGCATGACCATATTGATAGGCCAAGGAAATGTAAACAAAAGCCATGGAAAGATAGGCGCCAAAGCCTTGTAGAATTCCTAACAGATACAAAAAGAAACTATAAAGCGGTGATACAGTTGCCGCAGTCCCCCCATCGCTCACTGCAAAGAAATATTTGACAATAGTAGCAATATACCATGGCAACATAGTAATAGATTGAAGAATACCGGCTATGAGATTCATAATAATGGTAAGGAGGAATATGCCGCCCCATGTAGCAAATCCTAACCGGAAAGTCTTTTTAAAAGCAGCCATTACACCTATATTCTCAAACAGATAAATGGGAGCAAACAAAGCCAAAGGTACAGAACCAGCCAATGCCAAAGGCACAGTAAGGATTAACGTAAACGGAGTGAGAAACATAAGTGATCCAATAATAAAGCATATGATAAAAATAACGACAACACAGAATACGCCAACCAACAATAACTTACCCATATTCTTAAACAATAACGGACGAATATCCGTGAACGTTATACCTTCAAGGCGTCCATCCCTATTGTTATAAGTCGCCATCAGACTATAAAGCAGAGCAACCAAAATCATACTGCCGAGTAGTGAACATAAAATCATCAACCCATAATTCATCCAAAACATCAACCCTGCCCCAGCTAAGGGACTCAATGCGCCAGCTTGTGCATTCATCGACATACTCAAAGATCCGCTCATCAGACCGTTCAAACTTAATGCTTGAATCAGGCACAAAGGCAATATCAGGTAAGTGATGTATTTGAATAAAGGCTTCCAATTCTCCTTTATAAAATCAAAGGTAGCGTTCAGTTTCTCCCCGAACGAACGTTTTGCATACATTGCAATTTTAGGTTTCTCTAATTCCATGTTGTTTTCTGTTTGGTAAATAAATATAGTAGAAGATAATAAAAGCAAGTGAAAGCAAAATAATGCTTAGCCTGAGTATATCGGGCAGTTCGGTATGCCGAGTAAGGAAACCTTCGATGAATCCAGCCATAATAAAAACCGGAACGGTACCGATAATAATTTTCAGTCCCCGCTTTGCTCCCCGACGGAAAGATTCCAAACGAGAATAAGTACCCGGAAACAGCCAGCCATTGCCCAAAGCCAATCCGGCAGCTCCTGCCACAATGATTGCCCAAATTTCCAACGTCCCATGTAGCCAGATGGCAAGCATCGATTCTCTCAACAATCCGTAATCATAGAAAAAAGTCTGGAAAGCACCAACCATCACACCATTTGAAAAGAGCATGTATCCCGTACCAAAGCTCGTCAACAGTCCCATGGCAAAGCAATTAAAGGATACCATGATATTATTGAAAGTGATGCCAAGAAACATAGGAACTTCCTCCGAGCCATTATAGACAGCCATTGGTTCGCCATTAGCAATGTTCTCTAATGTCATGTCCACATATCCGTCACCTAAAATCAAACGTACGAAAGTGGGATCATTCCAAGCCGAAATGATACCGATCAATGCACTAAAAGCAAAAATGATAAAAGAAACCAATAACTCTTTCCGGGCATCGTGCATCGTCTGGGGAACTTCGCGAGTCCAAAAGGTTACGATGCGCGACCATTTCTCCCGTTTATTACGATAAATGACATTGTGCAATGCCGAAGCCAAATTATTGAGATAAATCGTAATCCGCGAAGTGGGATAATGTGTTTGTGCAAAAGCCAAGTCAGCGGTCAGTTCAGTATATACGTCGGCAAGACGATCCGGATTAAGCCGGGCAGCATTCTCCACGACTTTCTCCATCTCTTTCCATTTTTCAATATTTCGGCGAATAAACGTAACTTCTTTCATATTTCGGAGATACGGGCAGAAGTTTTGTCCGAATCGGAAGCAAAAGTAAGAGAAATATGATATATTTGCAACGGAATCACAAAAATGTTTAAAGAGAAATGTCAGAATCTACCATAATCACAGGACAATTCGTGCGTATCAGCCAAACACCGGCCAGTATTGGCGAACGTGCATTGGCTCTCATCATCGATTATTTTTTCCTGTTCATATATACGGTAGGGATCAGCATCATCTTGTCAAAACTACATATACATGCTTTTTCCAGTTTCTCATTCTTTTTCCTTTTTGTTATTATTTACCTTCCGATAGTCTGTTACTCGTTGCTTTGCGAAGTTTTCAACTACGGTCAAAGTTTAGGAAAGCGTTTAATGAACATCCGGGTAGTCAAAGCAGACGGTTCCACACCTAGCCTCAGTTCTTACTTATTGCGTTGGTTGCTTTTTCCTATCGACCTGCCTATCACTGGAGGATTGGGAATACTATTCGTCCTACTGACTAAAAATCATCAGCGTTTGGGCGATCTTGCAGGTGGGACAATGGTAATAAAGGAAAAGAATTACCGCAAGATTCAGGTCAGTCTAGACGAATACGACTATCTGACAAAAGGGTATCATCCCGTTTATCCCTCTGCCACAGACCTATCACTGGAACAGGTGAATGTAATTAATAAAACACTTACATCCGGACAGAAAGACCGCGCACGACGTGTAAAACTTCTGGCTGAAAAAGTTCGTACGCTTCTGAATATCAAGCAAACAGAAGGGAACGATGAAAAGTTCCTGCAAACGTTACTGAGAGATTATCAGTATTTTGCGTTAGAAGAAATATAAGGAGTAATTCTTGGTTACACATTCACCATATCAATCAGGCAAATTATTTCAACACTCCCACTACAATAACCGGCTCTTGATCTCTTGGTTGTATGGCGGGACTGTTTCGGAGCCAAAGTCCCATGCAGGAAAGAAATTACAGTTTTCGCCTTTGTCCGTAATTTGGTCTTCAGTGGGTAGTATAATAACATAAGTTTTGCCATCACTCTTACTGTAATATCCCCAAAAGTTTCTTGATCGACATTGTAACTGAAATATACACGGGTATCAGTTTCCATCACCATACCTAACTGATAAGTATCCTTATTCTTTTCGGGCATGTCGCGATAAGTATAATCGGGGGGGTATCGCCCAAATTAAACCGTATATGCGGAATAAGCATGCAATCGCCTATTTCGTAAACAGTTGTTCCCCCAAAAGAAGCTCTTTGAAATAATAAAAGCAAGAGTACACTTTCACTCCCCAACTGGTTATCTACAAAAAAAGGTGCAGCTATTCAGTTAATAGACAAGGAAATTGCAAAAACATATGCCGAAAAGTATTATCCGTATCTTGCATTATCCAAGTAATAAACAGCACGTATTTAACAGATCATTAAATACGCATTTAACTCACCCAATAGTACGTACTTTACTACCACAAAAGTACGTACTTGTCATAGCCTGATTCATGTTAACTGTTTTGTGACTTACCTGCCTTGATTTCATTCATTTCGGTTATTTTGTGTAACCTCAGGCTTTCCAATAGTCCGTGATAGTTGTGCATTTTCGTATTGAGTGCATAGGCCGGTGGTTCGGGCAGGGAAGTCGGATGGTCCTCATCTTTGACTTTTCTCTGCTCTACTCTGCTTTACTGTGATTTATCCGGAAATGTCCGAAATTTCAGGGTTTACTTCCATTTTTGTCGGCAGGATGTTTACATTTTCAGGTTTCCTACTTTTGTTTTTCTCGTTGGTGATTTCTATTAACAGGTGGGGCAATTTACTTAAATCCCTTTTTCTACGGCTCGTAGCTTCCATCCAAACGTTAAATTGGTGATTAGAGTTTAATGATTAGCGACCGGTGTGTCTCGTGTTGTCGCGGCTTGCCAGTCGCCAACCATTGTCAATCTTCTTTTTTATCAGATTACAAGTCTCCATTCAAGGAAATTCTCCACCTGGAAAGTTATCCAGCCCTGTTGCTCAACATCCCAGTGGACAACAGCACCATCAATTTTACCGGGATCGAATTCCTTGTGGAAGTCCCCCTGGTAATGAACCAGCGTCGCTTTTACGAGCCTGAACTCCCCATTTTGCTTGCGATAGGCGATCAGTGCATGCCCGCATAGCATGTGGTCAAACAATGCTTCCACTCCTCCCTGAAGACGGTGGAGATGTAGATTGCTATCGACCTTTCGCTTAATAATTTGCATTCCCCGTTCTCAATGTAGACAAGTAATCCTTTTTCATCCAGGAAACGGGCCAGGTGGGACTTGTATGTCTTCATTTTTCTCCCATGTACCCCTTCTGATAGATTGAAATGAAATACCGTATCACATCCTCATGGTTAAAAAGAATTCCTTGGATACCATCTTTCCAGCTGGGGGACTTGTTCCCGTTAACAGGCTGTTTCTTAGCAGTCAAAACTTTTTCGCTTCTCTTTTTTTTGATATATCCCTTGTCGTCATTTGTATTCTTTTTTATGCTATGAAATAGCGGTTGATAAACTCAATGTTAAATTGTACGAAAAAGACAAAGGTGCCGAATTTATTTCAGTATCGGAAAGAGAATGGTAAAATTATATCTGTAAATATGGATGTTTTAGATAATAATTAATTGACACACTGCATGATGATGCGATTGGAGAAAAGTGTTTCAATAGACGTTCGTTTAATGGAACGCAAAGATATGGGGTATTTTCATAATAGCAAAATGTTTAATAAAAAAAATATTTCAACGTCCATTTATACGTGGTTAAATATCTATTTTCCAGTTATCTGCATGAAAAATAAAATTGAGGATTTATCCGTCTGCTTTTATGAATATTGTATCGAAAAATTATTGTAAAAAAAGTGTTCCATTAAACGAACGTCTATTGAAACACTTTCATCTGTTTTTACCGCTTCGTTTAACGTTGGAAATATCATCAGAACAGTCATGGTTTGAGCGGGGGAGATGTCCCGTTCAAACCGCGAAGCGCGCCCGGAAGGGAAGGTTCGGACTCTCAAACAGACATCCCAAATGGTTGATATACAGAAGCAGTGGTTTGCCGCCCGCACCCGTGACAAGCAGGAGTTCGCCATCCGCGAAAGGCTGCAAAGGCTGCGGGTGGAACATGGTGTCGACCTGGAATATTACCTTCCCACAAGGACGGTCTTCCGGCAGTTGAAATACCGGAGGAAACGGGTGGAGGTCCCCGTCATCAGGAACCTGATATTCGTCAGGGCCACCCGGCAGGTCGCTGTGGATCTCCCCAACAAGGAGGGGGTCGCCCTTTTTTACATGAAGGATCTTTCCACCCATGGCATGTTGGTCGTTCCCGACAAGCAGATGGACGATTTCCGCTTCATGATGGACCTTTCCCCCGACGGGGTCAGCTTCGACGACGCGTCCCTCACGATGGGCAGCAGGGTGAAGGTCGTCAAGGGCGAACTATCGGGCGTCGAAGGAGAGGTCGGCACCGTTTCCAACAGGACCTACGTGGTCATCCGCATTCGCGGTGTCTTGACCGCCAGCGTCAAGCTCCCCAGGAGTTACTTGAAAATTATCGGTTAAACAATCTAAATAACACATCACTCTGATGGAATCAATTGTAGCAAAATCGCTGGAACTCCAGCGCCAGGCGCACCGCCTCCTCTTCCTCGAGGACGATGCCCCCATGTATTCGGACGTTTTTACCCGGCAGAACGGTGCCGTCCTTTCGCTGAGCAATGAATTGTATTCCCTTTGGCGCGCTGCCGGTTCTATTATCCCCGAGGAGGAAGCGGATGTTTGCCTCTCCCTCCTGATGGGCTATAACGCCACCATCTATGATGACGGTGACAAGCAGGCGCGCATCCAGGAGGTATTGGACCGCTGCTGGCACGTTTTGGAACGGCTCCCGTCCTCGTTACTGAAAGTCCGCCTGCTCACTTACTGCTACGCGGAGGTATATGACGACAGCTTGGCGGAGGAGGCGCATGCGATCATGGATGGATGGCGCAAGGACTCATTGGCCCCCGAGGAGAGGGAAATGATTGAACTGTTGAGGGGGATCGAGGAGAATCCATATCCCTGGGTGGAAGTGGAAGAATAAATAATGAGCTTTCTGCATAACGCATGTTTTCAGAAAGGGCTTATCGTTACTGTGTAAGCATTTAAAAAAGGCTTAATTTTCTAACTACTATCTCTGCCACGAAATATTAAGCTCTAATTCCAATAATCAAATCATATATACATGTTTAACTTACAGAAGTTTATCTCTGACTGTGTGATAAACCGCCCTCATAGCATGTTCGCTGCAGATATTGAGGCAAACAGCGAGGCTCTGCACCGTGAAATTGAAGGTAAGAAAATATGCGTGGTAGGTGGTGCCGGCTCTATTGGATCTTCCTTCATCCGTGCCGTACTCACTTTTAAGCCCAAAACCTTGGTTGTAATAGACCTAAACGAGAACGGGTTGGCCGAACTGACACGCGACCTTCGCTCCACCTACGGCATGTATGTGCCCGAGGATTACCGCACTTACACGCTTAACTTTGCCGACCCCATCTTCGAACGTATCTTCCGTGAGGAACACGGTTTCGACATTTTCGCCAACTTCTCTGCGCACAAGCACGTCCGTAGCGAAAAGGACAAGTATTCGGTTCAGGCACTTATCGAGAATAACGACATCAAGGCCAAGCGTTTACTC encodes:
- a CDS encoding stage II sporulation protein M, whose protein sequence is MKEVTFIRRNIEKWKEMEKVVENAARLNPDRLADVYTELTADLAFAQTHYPTSRITIYLNNLASALHNVIYRNKREKWSRIVTFWTREVPQTMHDARKELLVSFIIFAFSALIGIISAWNDPTFVRLILGDGYVDMTLENIANGEPMAVYNGSEEVPMFLGITFNNIMVSFNCFAMGLLTSFGTGYMLFSNGVMVGAFQTFFYDYGLLRESMLAIWLHGTLEIWAIIVAGAAGLALGNGWLFPGTYSRLESFRRGAKRGLKIIIGTVPVFIMAGFIEGFLTRHTELPDILRLSIILLSLAFIIFYYIYLPNRKQHGIRET
- a CDS encoding SH3 beta-barrel fold-containing protein: MIKRKVDSNLHLHRLQGGVEALFDHMLCGHALIAYRKQNGEFRLVKATLVHYQGDFHKEFDPGKIDGAVVHWDVEQQGWITFQVENFLEWRLVI
- a CDS encoding AAA family ATPase, whose translation is MQQVQEQQHQGQSRADLTLFAQKMEALKSQIATVIVGQERTVDLMLTAILANGHVLVEGVPGVAKTLLARLTARLIDARFSRIQFTPDLMPSDVLGTTVFNMKTNEFDFHPGPVFADIVLVDEINRAPAKTQSALFEVMEERQVSIDGVTHGMGDLYTILATQNPVEQEGTYKLPEAQLDRFLMKITMDYPSLEEEVNILERHHNNATLVKLDAVRPVITREELLELRRLMDQVFVDRTLLQYIALIVQQTRISKAVYLGASPRASVAILQSSKAYALLQGRDFVTPEDIKFVAPYVLQHRLILTAEAEMEGYSPVKVTQRLIDKVEVPK
- a CDS encoding UpxZ family transcription anti-terminator antagonist, which encodes MESIVAKSLELQRQAHRLLFLEDDAPMYSDVFTRQNGAVLSLSNELYSLWRAAGSIIPEEEADVCLSLLMGYNATIYDDGDKQARIQEVLDRCWHVLERLPSSLLKVRLLTYCYAEVYDDSLAEEAHAIMDGWRKDSLAPEEREMIELLRGIEENPYPWVEVEE
- a CDS encoding RDD family protein, which gives rise to MSESTIITGQFVRISQTPASIGERALALIIDYFFLFIYTVGISIILSKLHIHAFSSFSFFFLFVIIYLPIVCYSLLCEVFNYGQSLGKRLMNIRVVKADGSTPSLSSYLLRWLLFPIDLPITGGLGILFVLLTKNHQRLGDLAGGTMVIKEKNYRKIQVSLDEYDYLTKGYHPVYPSATDLSLEQVNVINKTLTSGQKDRARRVKLLAEKVRTLLNIKQTEGNDEKFLQTLLRDYQYFALEEI
- a CDS encoding DUF4350 domain-containing protein, coding for MKSSHWFILIMVLFLGVMFLIEYQLPKKFVWNPTFSQYDYQPFGCAIFDDVVGESWENDYYLNDWTFYNFANDTTNEPLAVLAIADRIQLTDTDRKGLFELAERGNKIVLVANAFSLSDTLKYDMSSSWFNAGTLKKYASNGLNRKDTLYWLAGLEDSLSYPAKIFEFYPQMCGVHFTKFDSLFTPLVQRDCDTLYQKGCFKPLPHNNMLENVSDSVCVYIDSIGSNALLSCSPVALSRSIGKGEIILITTPLLFTNYGVLDGDNATYIFRLLSEVRGLPLYRTEAYNKSAYERQSPFRYFLSQPALRWGLYLTMITILLFMIFTARRRQRPIPVVKEPDNKTLEFTELIGTLYFQKKNHSDLVCKKFTYFAETIRRQMQMDIEDGGSDTTISRKIANRTGLEEQEIVRLFARLRPIIRGDRKVTEQEMKECIDEMNKILTML
- a CDS encoding UpxY family transcription antiterminator → MVDIQKQWFAARTRDKQEFAIRERLQRLRVEHGVDLEYYLPTRTVFRQLKYRRKRVEVPVIRNLIFVRATRQVAVDLPNKEGVALFYMKDLSTHGMLVVPDKQMDDFRFMMDLSPDGVSFDDASLTMGSRVKVVKGELSGVEGEVGTVSNRTYVVIRIRGVLTASVKLPRSYLKIIG
- a CDS encoding DUF58 domain-containing protein; the encoded protein is MYLTRRFYFSMLFIILLLSSGYMFHTLFLMGQLLLGLYLLAIALDVFLLYRVRGITASRQCPARLSNGDDNQIRLRVESSYSFPITLSVIDEIPVVFQLRDVCFHLKLSPGEGKTIKYTLRPTRRGTYAFGHIRVFVSDRIGLVQRRFTCAEQEKVKVYPSFLMLHRYELLAMSDNLTEIGIKKIRRVGHQTEFEQIKEYVKGDDYRTINWKASARRHQLMVNVYQDERSQQIYNVIDKGRVMQQAFRGMTLLDYAINASLVLSYVAMRRDDKAGLVTFNEHFDTFVPASRQSGQMQTLLEKLYAQETTYGETDFSALCVHLSKHVSKRSLLVLYTNFSNLNSMNRQLPYLQQLSRQHRLLVVFFEDSELKEYINRNPVNTEEYYRHVIAEKFTYEKRLIVTTLKQNGIYSVLTTPENLSIDVINKYLEMKSRQLI
- a CDS encoding DUF4129 domain-containing protein produces the protein MIVPTDTLVSDTLVYDTATVATWQRMPEYDYNRELITPEFNILEWLNLWLGKLLQKIFGSKFAEQYTEIVLVVLFILLLLLIIWFLYKKRPELFMRLKKSQMVYDIEEDTIYGVDFQKEIDRALLHKDYREAVRLLYLQTLKHLSDTERIEWQPYKTPTEYIYELKTDILRIPFRGLTDRFLRVRYGNFEADESLFREMQALQEKIRKGGTE